The Notolabrus celidotus isolate fNotCel1 chromosome 23, fNotCel1.pri, whole genome shotgun sequence region TCAGGCAAGATAACTGAGAATCACAGGCCTTGACTGCAGCCTCTATTGAAAAGATTTTCCATGTGCAGCAACCATCTCTGCCTGAAAAGTGCAGGCAATTAAGAATTGAATACTGTCATGTGGCACTTTGAACAGGAACATCATGtctgacacaaaaaaacaaacaaggttttTGAGAATCTTTTGTGTATTGAGACAAAAGTTGAGCTTTAGAGTGAATGACAAAGAatctgatgatgaagaagacGAACATTGTCACAGTAACTCTGCTGGATATTAGGCTGGGCCCACTAGGAGGAGAAACACGAAGatataataacaaataaaagcaaatgaaCAGAGGGATTTTAGTCATCATCTCCCACTTACTCAACCTCTGACCCATTTTTACCTCAGCAGCATAACCGGCTTGGTACTCTGTCAACAATGGCTTCCTGCTGGGCTCCCTATAGTTGACTGTGGCCTGCACAGGGGCCACAGGTCGTGTGCCACCATGATGGATGCAGAGAGGGAAGGTTTGTTGCTTAAAGCAACAGCTATTGGGGAACTCGGTTTCACATGCACAGCTACGAGTGAGGGAAAACCAGAGAGGGTGTCACAGGAGAGGACATAAGGTGAAAAGGGATATATCAGATGACAATTGAGAGAATGTTCAAGATTTCAGTGTCTTACCAACTGCACTGCCTAGGAAAAGGCTGAAGGAAGGTGTGGTTTTGTTGTCCACAGGCTGTTAAACCCCTCAAGAAGGCACTGATATCTAAATGATCAGCACCTAATTTGAAGTGATAAAACAGTCAGGCATTCATTCAAACTCTGTACTTACATGGGCTAAAACAAAGCTGTATTCTCATCTACAAGTCTAACTAAGATCTACTTCCTTCACACCTTGTAACCTACATCAGACAGAGGAGTAACCTACAGGAACTTATAATCCTTGGGTCCAGGAACTTTGCATACTGTGTGTTCCAAAGATTAGAACTGAACTGGGGAAAAAGTATGCCACCCACTTTACTACATCACAAAAAGACCTGAAACATAAGATCTGGTCTCATTGGAATGCACTTTAGGTGCTTTAGAATCACTTGGAGGCATATCTGTAGGTCTAaatcaaacaaagacccaacatcaagacaggatacgatccagtcccctcttactgacaggactcaatcttatctcatctttatccaccatgagcattacaccacgcagtatttagttagttacagcgagcagaatcagactcatgttagacagccttcTGCTGATACCGAGGCTACAGTGGAACCCTAATTAGTTGGCTGATGCTTCCTGAGACTGAATCATTATCAGATGATAGCTGATGGGTCAGACATTGACGGAATGGTTAATGGACTGTGCTTATATGGTACTTTTCTTATCCTCTCAGCAACTGACAGCACTTTACGCTATGTGCCAAATTTAAAACTAAAAATTCTCAATAACTTTTTTAATCtagaaaacacatcagtgaacagTGTGCAAACCAAAATCTAACTACTAGATGAGATAAGACCGAgtcctgtcctgtgtgtgtgtgtgtgtgtgtgtgtgtgtgtgtgtgtgtgtgtgtgtgtgtgtgtgtgtgtgtgtgtgtgtgtgtgtgtgtgtgtgtgtgtgtgttttgtacacTGTTgccctttcctctcctcagtcACAGAGCTCTGTGGGCCGCTGTAGTGTAACTCCAGTATCAGCCTGTCATCAGCTCTCTCCATGAGAGCCTCTTGAATTCTTCTTACCTTTGATTGTGGTAATTGCACCAGGAACCACAGGAAGGTGCAGTTGATACTGTAGTCCAGCCTCTCCGCAGGTAGATCTAgcaagatctttacagcaggctGGATAAACATGAGATGATAACTCTATGACACCTAAAATTGCAAAAACagagttttctttttaatttcctCTTCAAGAGGCTGAGAATGAAGGCTTTTGAATCATCTGCATACATAATGTATATTCAAcactaaaagcacatttaaacacagaggataTGAGTTATAGT contains the following coding sequences:
- the LOC117807416 gene encoding uncharacterized protein LOC117807416 isoform X1, with the translated sequence MEAVGQVPWGRFVSTYRKDYGPFSERHLQVNQPRHITDVRAAPSFINPLPTGLDFWATFYKTTNSVYGSPVYSQPLLYSLPPTPLPQSGVLATHDFGAVDSALTEARTQDTEAEREAWPVVGVGEKDQLHYVLGGKVSEQQEAKGDPQRKVEVLYEDGVIELSSHVYPACCKDLARSTCGEAGLQYQLHLPVVPGAITTIKGADHLDISAFLRGLTACGQQNHTFLQPFPRQCSCCACETEFPNSCCFKQQTFPLCIHHGGTRPVAPVQATVNYREPSRKPLLTEYQAGYAAEWAQPNIQQSYCDNVRLLHHQILCHSL